The region GAGATTGAGCTTGCCAACGGGCGCAAGTTTACACCGCTGCTGCAGGTGAATGTGGAACAGCGTGGCGTGGAGTTCGTGCCTGGCAGCACAAGACAGGCGCAAGGTCAGAAACAGAATGGAGACAAGAAGCAAACCGCTGACAAGCAGGAGCAGAAGGCAGAAGGTGATGTGGGTGGTCAGAAGAAGCAGCAAGATCCCAACCACTGGCTCAATGAGGATGGAACCATCCGCCGACTCAACACCTATTTCAAGAAGGAACTGACCGAGCAGCAGAAGGACGACTATGTGGCAGGCAAGACCATCGAGATCAAGGAAGTGCCGAACAAGAACGGCAGCGGTACCTATACCGCCTACGTGAAGTTCGATTTCGACAAGATGCAGCCACGTTCCTACCGCAACAATCCAGACATCAAACAGGCAAAGGAACAGATTCCTACCAACGAGAACAAGGTACAAGTCGCCGTCAACGAGCAGGGCAAGACCCATGAGGCAACCAAGCACACCAAGGAGCCGCTGAGTCCGGGACAGTCTGCGCCAAAGAACGAAAAGCAGCAGAAGGAACAGAGCGCCGAGGAACAGAAGCCAAAGAGAAAGGCAAGAAGCGTGAAGATGTAGTTGCCGCCACTTGATCCACAGAGTTAATCATCCATCATAACAACCGACATCTGCGACCGTCTATCCCACGGTTGCGGATGTCACAAAAACAACAGACAATGAAGACAATCATCGCAGAGAAACCAAGTGTAGCCAAGGAAATCGCCCACATTGTAGGAGCTGACAAGCGTGAGGAAGGCTATATGCAGGGCAATGGCTATTATGTGACATGGGCATTCGGACATTTAGTGCAGCCAGCCATGCCGGAAACCTACGGCATGAAGGGATTCCATGCGGAGAATCTGCCTGTGATTCCCGACCCGTTCGTTCTTGTTCCCCGACAAGTCAAGACAGAGAACGGCTACAAACCAGATGCAGGTGTGCTTGCCCAGATAAAAATTATCGGCAAGCTGTTTGACAGCAGTGAGCGCATTATTGTAGCAACCGATGCCGGACGTGAGGGAGAGTTGATTTTCCGATACCTCTATGCGTATCTTGGTTGCAGGAAACCTTTCGACCGTCTCTGGATCAGTTCGCTTACGGACACCGCCATCCGTGAGGGACTTCTGAACCTCAAGGATGGCAAGGAGTATGACAATCTCTATCATGCAGCGAAGGCACGAAGTGAGGCAGACTGGCTCGTCGGCATCAACGGCACGCAGGCCCTGACGATAGCCGCAGGACGTGGCACCTATTCCGTAGGTCGTGTGCAGACTCCGACCCTTGGCATGGTGTGCGAACGCTATTGGGAACACAAGCGTTTCGAGTCGAAACCGTTCTGGCAGGTACACTTCGGTGTGGTTGATGCAGACAGTGGCAATATACTGAAGTTCACATCTGCCAACCGATGGACAGACAAAGCTACCGCAACCGATATATATAATAAGGTGAAAGAAACAGGTTCTGTCATCATCACAAAGATCGCAACCAAGCGAAAGGTGGAGAAGGCACCGCTCCTTTACGACCTCACCACCTTGCAGAAAGAAGCCAACTCCCAGCATGGCTTCACGGCAGAGCATACACTCTCCATCGCCCAGAAACTCTACGAGGCAAAGTTCATCACCTATCCAAGAACATCAAGCCGCTATATCTCGGATGATGTATTTGCCACCCTTCCCAAACTCTTCAAGAATCTGGAGAATCATTCGGAATATGGAGAAAAAGTGAAACTCTTGCCTGGCAGTGAGGACTACAGCAAGAACAGCGTGAATGCCGCCAAGGTGACCGATCACCATGCCCTGCTCATCACAGAAAATGCAGCCATTGGTCTTTTCAAGGACGAGAAGATCGTTTATGACATGATATTGTGCCGGATGATTGAAGCGTTCTCAGCAGACTGCATCAAGGACATCACATCAGTATCGGCGCAAGTGGATCATGACGTCGAATTTGGCATCAGTGGCTCCATCATCCGACAGACTGGCTGGCGAGCGTTGTCGCTCAAGGAAAAGAACAAAAGGCAGGACAAGGATGCAGGCGCAACAGACAATGAGTTCAAGGAGCAAGTCATTCCCAACTGGCAAGAAGGACAGCATATCACTCTTTCTGGCTGCACCATCACGGAGGGCAAGACCAAACCGAAGCCTTTGCATACGGAATCCACATTGCTTGCAGCAATGGAGACCGCAGGCAAAGAGATAGAAGATGATACGATGCGCCAGGCAATGAAGGACAGCGGTATTGGCACACCTGCCACACGTGCCGCCATCATCGAAACCCTGCTCAAACGAGAGTATATGGTGCGCCAGCAGAAGAAACTTGTGCCGACGGAAAAAGGACTCGCCCTGCATTCCGTGGTGAAGAACATGGCGATTGCCAATGTGGAGATGACGGGCAAATGGGAGGCGGAACTTGCCAAGATTGAACGAGGTGAAGCAAGTGCAGACGGGTTCACCCATAGTATCGAAGGTTATACCCGTGAAATCACTGCGGAATTGTTAGGTTGTGACAGACTTTTCAGCCACAAGGATTCCGGCTGCCAGTGTCCTAAATGCAAGCAAGGTACCATGCAGTTCTTCGGAAAGGTAGTAAGATGCAGCAACAAGGAGTGCGGTATGCCAGTGTTCAAGCAGGTAGCAGGAAAGTTGCTCACTGATGCCGACATCACCGACTTGCTCACCAAGGGCAAGACCAGAACGCTCAATGGTTTCACCAGCAAGCAAGGCAAATCGTTCTCCGCAGCCATTGCCTTTGACGAGAATTTCAACACGAAATTCGTCTTTGCAGAGCACAAAACAGCAGAAAAGCGAGGAAATGTGAAGAGATACAAGAAATAGTTTGTACCTTTGCCACCGAAACATGGTTCATAAATGGTGTCTTGATTCAGGATGCTTTTATTTACTGTGGATTAAGTGGCGGCACTCGGAGGGATACCGAGTGCCTTTTTCTTGCTTTCAACAAACATCAACCGCCATCCACGGTTTATTATTCACCACTTAATCCATTCAACAGACAAATGAACAGAAAGAAACAGGCACAGACAGAACTGTCCTATTACGGACTGTACCTCTTGAACCACCTCAGAGAAAACCGTTTTCCACAAGCCAGCGATGCGGACTTTATCCGCGAACGTGCAGACCATGCCGCAGAAGTATATGAGCAGGCACGGCGTGATGCCCTCTTTGCCGATGCGGCACAAGAGCTTGCCATGTCAGCATTACTGAAAGGTCTCCATATTTCCAAGTACAGCATCCTGTATGATGTTGTTGACAGTGAGTTTCCCCTGGAGGTAGCAGTAGAAGACCAGGAAGCGTTTGTCAAGAACCTCCTGCCTTTGGTTGACAACGTGTATTCCATTTACGACCTCACCGATGACAATTTTGCCCAGTCACCGGACTATGACCAGCTCTATACAGAGTTGACGGGAGCCGTTGCCCTTTTCATAGAGTCAAATGGCATACAATAGAAAACAACGTCTGAACGACAACATCAAGGCGATAGAGACGGCATTCATCCTTGACAGGGAACAGCGCACGCCGACTGCCCGTGAGCGTCTCCTTCTGGAGCGTTACTGCGGATTCGGGGGATTGAAGTGCATCCTGAACCCTGCCAGGGAACTGGCGGATGCCGTCCATTGGGCAAAGTCAGACCTTGAATTGTTTGCTCTAACAGTGGAGCTGCATAGACTTATCCGTGAAAACAGCAAGAATGAAAGCGAGTACAAACAGTTGATGGACAGTCTGAAACAGTCTGTCCTCACGGCATTCTACACGCCGTCAGCCATTACAGAGGCTTTGGTGGATGTGTTGAAAGAGCATCAGATCATCCCCGAAAAGGTGCTTGAACCCTCGGCAGGCATCGGAGCTTTTGTCGATTCCGTCTTGGATAACAATCCCAAGGCAGACATTATGGCATTTGAAAAAGACCTGCTTACGGGAAAGATACTCCGCCATCTGCACCCGGAGCAGAAAGTGCGCATAGAGGGATTCGAGAAGATAGAAAAGCCTTTCAATGACTACTTCGACCTCGCCATCTCAAATATTCCCTTTGGCGATGTTGCCGTGTTTGATCCGTCCTATACAGCCATGAAAGGCATGAGGGCTCTTGTCACCAGACGCATACACAACTACTTCTTTGTCAAGGCTCTTGATACGGTAAGGGACGGCGGGTTGGTTGCCTTCATCACCTCACAAGGCGTATTGAATGCCAAAAACAACAGTGCCGCGCGTTTTATGATGCTCTATCATGCAGATCTCGTGTCAGCGATTCGTCTTCCCAACAACCTGTTCACGGAAAATGCCAATACGGAAGTGGGCAGTGACCTCATTATTCTGCAGAAAAATACCCAAAAGGAGTCACTGCGAGGAGACGACAACCTGCTTGATACCGTCTATAATGACGAGAACCGCATTCCGACAAGCAACTACTTTCTGGAGCATCCGGAACGCATTATCCATACAACAGCAAAGTTGGATACTGACCCGTTCGGCAAACCTGCAATGATATACACGCATGAGGATGGTGTGGAAGGCATTGTAGAGGATTTGCGAAGGATGCTCCATGAAGACTTTAAGAAGAACCTCAATTTGAGCCGATACTTGGGGATAGAGGAAACAAAGGCTGAGGAAGTTAAGGAGGTTGAAGGAACAGAAAAGATAGAAAAAACAGAGAAGATGAAGCCGTCCATTGAGGAAAAGCAGAACGATACGGTAGTATCCTTGCAAAAGCAGGAAAAGCCTACTGATGATGCTGAGCTATCCCAAAAGTCTAATCATCAGCAGCCACCAGTCCAAATGACTCTGTTTGACCTTTGGGGAATGGAAGAAGAAAAACGTCTGACTGTCCATGCTACAAAGAAGAAAGCAGAGGTAACAGTGGGAGCTGTCGCCAAGAAAGTGTCAAGGAAGAAAGCAAGTCCGTTGGTAAAAAGCGTCAATCCGACTTTTGAAGTTGTGACAAAGCCTGTGGAAAAAGAAGAAAAGCCTTCGTTGACAGATGCAAAAGATCAGGAAACAGCACAGGAGACAAAACCAATCCTGCCTGGGGATGAGCCATACGCAAGCATCTCTTGGGAAGAGAATCCGCCAATCAACGGCTTTTACGAGATGATGATGACCATGGCTCCCGAAGACAGGGTGCTGCTGCGCCAAAAGGCGGAACTGCACCGTCAGGAACAGCTCAAGGCTTTGGGCGTTGAAGATACGCTTGATCCGAAGTTCAAGCCGCCGATGGAACCGATAGAAGTTCTCAAAGTTCAAATCGGGCATGGGCAGTCGAAAGGGAATGAGGCAAAAGAAGATTCCAAGACTCAGAGCACATTGGAAGAAACAAATCATGAGCGAGAACAACAAAAAGAGCAAGAAAGAAAGCGGGAAGAGCAGGCAAAGAAGAAAGAGGATGCTATGAAGCCCCGTCCATTTGATGAGAA is a window of Segatella copri DNA encoding:
- a CDS encoding DUF1896 domain-containing protein, which encodes MNRKKQAQTELSYYGLYLLNHLRENRFPQASDADFIRERADHAAEVYEQARRDALFADAAQELAMSALLKGLHISKYSILYDVVDSEFPLEVAVEDQEAFVKNLLPLVDNVYSIYDLTDDNFAQSPDYDQLYTELTGAVALFIESNGIQ
- a CDS encoding type IA DNA topoisomerase; amino-acid sequence: MKTIIAEKPSVAKEIAHIVGADKREEGYMQGNGYYVTWAFGHLVQPAMPETYGMKGFHAENLPVIPDPFVLVPRQVKTENGYKPDAGVLAQIKIIGKLFDSSERIIVATDAGREGELIFRYLYAYLGCRKPFDRLWISSLTDTAIREGLLNLKDGKEYDNLYHAAKARSEADWLVGINGTQALTIAAGRGTYSVGRVQTPTLGMVCERYWEHKRFESKPFWQVHFGVVDADSGNILKFTSANRWTDKATATDIYNKVKETGSVIITKIATKRKVEKAPLLYDLTTLQKEANSQHGFTAEHTLSIAQKLYEAKFITYPRTSSRYISDDVFATLPKLFKNLENHSEYGEKVKLLPGSEDYSKNSVNAAKVTDHHALLITENAAIGLFKDEKIVYDMILCRMIEAFSADCIKDITSVSAQVDHDVEFGISGSIIRQTGWRALSLKEKNKRQDKDAGATDNEFKEQVIPNWQEGQHITLSGCTITEGKTKPKPLHTESTLLAAMETAGKEIEDDTMRQAMKDSGIGTPATRAAIIETLLKREYMVRQQKKLVPTEKGLALHSVVKNMAIANVEMTGKWEAELAKIERGEASADGFTHSIEGYTREITAELLGCDRLFSHKDSGCQCPKCKQGTMQFFGKVVRCSNKECGMPVFKQVAGKLLTDADITDLLTKGKTRTLNGFTSKQGKSFSAAIAFDENFNTKFVFAEHKTAEKRGNVKRYKK